One window of the Leucobacter komagatae genome contains the following:
- a CDS encoding beta-ketoacyl-[acyl-carrier-protein] synthase family protein: MSKKIVVTGIGASSPLGGTASDSWEALLAGESGVRTIEADWVEKYDLPVSFAGQARVQPTEVLDRPVAKRLDPSSQFALVAAKEAFADAGSPEIPSERLGVDWATGIGGIWSLLDAWDTLREKGPRRVMPLTVPMLMPNAPSAAISMHFTARAFARTVASACASSTESIANAYEHLQLGLADIVIAGGSEAAIHPVTLASFSSMQALSRRNDSPETASRPYNTDRDGFVMGEGAAALVLETEEHALARGAKIYAEIAGGGVTADSYHITANDPEGHGAIRAMKLALSQAGAHPEDVTHINAHATSTPVGDINEYTALLGVFGDRAREIPVSATKAATGHLLGGTGALEALFSVLAVHHRVAPPTINLVDQDPEIPLQVSSEPQPLADGPQLAISNSFGFGGHNAVVAIRSYDA, encoded by the coding sequence ATGAGCAAGAAGATCGTCGTCACCGGTATCGGTGCTAGTTCGCCACTTGGCGGTACCGCGAGCGATAGCTGGGAGGCGCTCCTCGCAGGCGAGTCCGGCGTTCGCACTATCGAAGCCGACTGGGTTGAGAAGTACGACCTTCCCGTTTCGTTCGCGGGGCAGGCCCGCGTGCAGCCCACGGAGGTGCTCGACCGCCCGGTCGCGAAGCGCCTCGATCCCTCCAGCCAGTTCGCGCTCGTCGCGGCGAAAGAAGCCTTTGCCGACGCCGGCTCACCCGAGATCCCGTCCGAGCGCCTCGGCGTCGACTGGGCCACCGGCATCGGCGGTATCTGGTCGCTGCTTGACGCGTGGGATACGCTCCGTGAGAAGGGCCCGCGTCGCGTGATGCCCCTCACCGTGCCCATGCTCATGCCGAACGCGCCCTCGGCCGCGATCTCCATGCACTTCACCGCGCGCGCATTCGCCCGCACCGTTGCCTCCGCGTGCGCGTCGAGCACCGAATCGATCGCCAACGCCTACGAGCACCTGCAGCTCGGCCTCGCCGACATTGTGATCGCCGGCGGCTCCGAGGCAGCGATCCACCCCGTAACGCTCGCGTCATTCTCGTCGATGCAGGCCCTTTCCCGCCGCAATGATTCGCCCGAGACCGCGTCGCGCCCGTACAACACCGACCGCGACGGGTTTGTCATGGGCGAGGGCGCCGCGGCGCTCGTGCTTGAGACCGAGGAGCACGCGCTCGCTCGTGGCGCGAAGATCTACGCCGAGATCGCTGGCGGCGGCGTGACCGCCGATTCGTACCACATCACGGCGAACGACCCCGAGGGTCACGGCGCGATCCGCGCGATGAAGCTCGCGCTCTCGCAGGCTGGCGCGCACCCCGAGGACGTCACGCACATCAATGCGCACGCAACCTCGACGCCGGTCGGCGACATCAACGAGTACACTGCGCTGCTCGGCGTGTTCGGGGACCGCGCCCGCGAGATCCCGGTCTCGGCGACCAAGGCGGCGACCGGCCACCTGCTCGGCGGCACCGGCGCGCTCGAGGCGCTGTTCTCGGTGCTCGCGGTGCACCACCGCGTCGCTCCTCCGACGATCAACCTCGTCGATCAGGATCCCGAGATCCCGCTCCAGGTGTCGAGCGAGCCGCAGCCGCTCGCCGACGGGCCGCAGCTCGCGATCTCGAATTCGTTCGGCTTCGGCGGTCACAACGCTGTCGTTGCGATCCGCTCGTACGACGCGTAG
- the aceE gene encoding pyruvate dehydrogenase (acetyl-transferring), homodimeric type, with the protein MAVNTQDPYSQDHEDMDPAETAEWRESLDGVVETHGPGRGREIMTSLLERSRELHLSVPMVPTTDYVNTIASENEPSFPGDHDTERQYRSWIRWNAAMTVHRAQRPGIGVGGHISTYGSAASLYEVGFNHFFRGQDHPGGGDQIFVQGHASPGIYARAFLEGRLSADQLDGFRQEKSHAPNALPSYPHPRLAPEFWQFPTVSMGLGPINAIYQAQVNKYLHNRGIKDTSDQHVWAFLGDGEMDEVESRGQLQVAANEGLDNLTFVVNCNLQRLDGPVRGNGKIIQELESYFRGAGWNVIKVVWGREWDDLLARDSSGALLNLMNTTPDGDFQTYKAESGLFVREHFFGRDERALDLVKDYTDDQIWGLRRGGHDYRKVYAAYQAAMAHKGRPTVILAKTIKGYGLGPHFEGRNATHQMKKMTLEDLKLFRDTMHIPISDAQLEENPYLPPYYHPGESDPTIQYMHERRRELGGYLPERRTTHVDLAVPEDKSYAIAAKGSGTQEAATTMVFVRLLKDLMRDKNMGGRFVPIIPDEARTFGMDSYFPTSKIYNPHGQNYTSVDRELLLAYKESPQGVLIHVGINEAGAAAAFTNVGTSYATHGEPLIPIYIFYSMFGFQRTGDAIWAAGDQMARGFMIGATAGRTTLTGEGLQHADGHSLLLAQTNPAVVSYDPAYGYEIGHIMRAGIERMYGGKHEDPNVMYYLTVYNEPIIHPAEPANVDVDGIVRGIHRVSAATAGTHKAQILASGVAVPWAIEAQELLATDWDVAADVWSVTSWGELQRDGLAADQHNFENFGGEQRTAYLTEKLSAAEGPKVAVSDWTQEVPEQIRPYVPGDYSVLGANGFGFSDTRAAARRFFKIDRESLVVKVLQRLALEGKIDASVPVAAAEKYRLSDVNAGTTGGAGGDA; encoded by the coding sequence GTGGCTGTGAATACACAAGATCCCTACTCGCAGGATCACGAAGACATGGATCCCGCCGAGACCGCCGAATGGCGCGAGTCGCTTGATGGCGTCGTTGAGACGCACGGTCCCGGCCGAGGCCGCGAGATCATGACGAGCCTGCTCGAGCGTTCGCGCGAACTGCACCTGAGCGTGCCGATGGTTCCGACGACCGACTACGTGAACACGATCGCGTCGGAGAACGAGCCGAGCTTCCCGGGCGACCACGACACCGAGCGCCAGTACCGCTCGTGGATTCGCTGGAACGCGGCGATGACCGTGCACCGCGCGCAGCGGCCGGGCATTGGCGTCGGCGGCCACATCTCGACGTACGGCTCGGCAGCTTCGCTGTACGAGGTCGGCTTCAACCACTTTTTCCGCGGCCAGGATCACCCGGGTGGCGGCGACCAGATCTTCGTGCAGGGGCACGCCTCCCCCGGCATCTACGCCCGCGCATTCCTTGAGGGCCGCCTGAGCGCAGACCAGCTCGACGGCTTCCGTCAGGAGAAGTCACACGCCCCGAACGCCCTCCCGAGCTACCCGCACCCGCGCCTCGCACCCGAGTTCTGGCAGTTCCCGACGGTCTCGATGGGTCTCGGCCCGATCAACGCGATCTACCAGGCGCAGGTCAACAAGTACCTGCACAACCGCGGCATCAAGGACACAAGCGACCAGCACGTATGGGCCTTCCTCGGCGACGGCGAGATGGACGAGGTTGAGAGCCGCGGTCAGCTGCAGGTCGCAGCGAACGAGGGCCTCGATAACCTCACCTTCGTCGTGAACTGCAACCTGCAGCGCCTCGACGGCCCCGTCCGCGGCAACGGCAAGATCATCCAGGAGCTCGAGAGCTACTTCCGCGGCGCGGGCTGGAACGTCATCAAGGTCGTCTGGGGCCGCGAGTGGGATGACCTCCTCGCCCGCGATTCAAGCGGCGCGCTCTTGAACCTCATGAACACGACGCCCGACGGTGACTTCCAGACGTACAAGGCAGAGAGCGGCCTGTTCGTGCGCGAGCACTTCTTCGGCCGCGACGAGCGCGCGCTCGACCTGGTCAAGGATTACACTGACGACCAGATCTGGGGCCTGCGCCGCGGCGGCCACGACTACCGCAAGGTCTACGCCGCGTACCAGGCAGCGATGGCGCACAAGGGCCGTCCGACCGTCATCCTCGCGAAGACGATCAAGGGCTACGGCCTCGGGCCGCACTTCGAGGGCCGCAACGCGACCCACCAGATGAAGAAGATGACGCTCGAGGACCTGAAGCTCTTCCGCGACACGATGCACATCCCCATCTCGGATGCGCAGCTCGAGGAGAACCCGTACCTCCCGCCGTACTACCACCCGGGCGAGAGCGACCCGACGATCCAGTACATGCACGAGCGCCGCCGCGAACTCGGCGGTTACCTCCCCGAGCGCCGCACGACGCACGTCGACCTCGCTGTGCCCGAGGACAAGAGCTACGCGATCGCCGCGAAGGGCTCGGGCACGCAGGAGGCCGCGACCACGATGGTCTTCGTGCGCCTGCTGAAGGACCTCATGCGCGACAAGAACATGGGTGGCCGCTTCGTGCCGATCATCCCTGACGAGGCGCGCACCTTCGGCATGGACTCGTACTTCCCGACGTCGAAGATCTACAACCCGCACGGCCAGAACTACACCTCGGTCGACCGCGAACTGCTGCTCGCGTACAAGGAGAGCCCGCAGGGCGTGCTCATCCACGTCGGCATCAACGAGGCTGGCGCCGCCGCCGCGTTCACGAACGTCGGTACGTCGTATGCGACGCACGGTGAACCGCTGATCCCGATCTACATCTTCTACTCGATGTTCGGCTTCCAGCGCACGGGCGACGCCATCTGGGCTGCGGGCGACCAGATGGCGCGCGGCTTCATGATCGGCGCGACCGCGGGCCGCACTACCCTCACGGGTGAGGGCCTGCAGCACGCCGACGGGCACTCGCTGCTGCTCGCGCAGACGAACCCAGCGGTCGTCTCGTACGACCCGGCGTACGGCTACGAGATCGGCCACATCATGCGCGCCGGTATCGAGCGGATGTACGGCGGCAAGCACGAGGATCCGAACGTCATGTACTACCTCACCGTGTACAACGAGCCAATCATCCACCCCGCCGAGCCCGCGAATGTTGACGTCGACGGCATCGTCCGCGGCATCCACCGCGTGAGCGCGGCGACCGCTGGCACGCACAAGGCTCAGATCCTCGCCTCTGGCGTCGCAGTGCCGTGGGCCATTGAGGCCCAGGAGCTGCTCGCGACCGACTGGGACGTCGCCGCCGACGTGTGGAGCGTCACCAGCTGGGGCGAGCTCCAGCGCGACGGCCTCGCGGCCGATCAGCACAACTTCGAGAACTTCGGCGGCGAGCAGCGCACCGCGTACCTCACCGAGAAGCTCTCGGCGGCTGAGGGCCCGAAGGTGGCTGTCAGCGACTGGACTCAGGAGGTCCCCGAGCAGATCCGCCCCTACGTTCCCGGCGACTACTCGGTGCTCGGCGCGAACGGGTTCGGCTTCTCCGACACCCGCGCGGCCGCGCGCCGGTTCTTCAAGATCGACCGCGAGTCGCTCGTCGTAAAGGTACTCCAGCGCCTCGCGCTCGAGGGCAAGATCGACGCGAGCGTTCCCGTCGCCGCTGCTGAGAAGTACAGGCTCTCTGACGTGAACGCCGGCACGACCGGCGGCGCTGGCGGAGACGCCTAA
- a CDS encoding beta-ketoacyl-ACP synthase III, which produces MVATLVQPTGPAHTRVLSVGASRGDLDVPNDDLVGPIDSSDEWIRQRTGIVQRRRARKGLNAVDLAVEAGQEAIEKSGLELADIDGVIISTISNVAVTPSMAALAAHRLGLTPAAAFDISAACAGYVYGVGQADALVRSGVCKNVLVIGAEKLSDVVDPTDRSISFLLGDGAGAVVVGPSDHTGIGPTVWGSDGEKWDTISMTSTFEEYREAPGVVAWPTLRQDGQTVFRWAVWEMAKVARQTLEASGIEPSDLAAFIPHQANMRIIDELAKQLKLPETVAIARDIEMQGNTSAASIPLAMHALLAERPELSGGLALTIGFGAGLVYGAQIIELP; this is translated from the coding sequence ATCGTGGCAACCCTTGTACAGCCCACGGGCCCCGCTCACACCCGCGTGCTCTCGGTCGGCGCTTCCCGCGGCGACCTCGACGTCCCGAACGACGACCTCGTCGGCCCGATCGACTCGTCAGACGAGTGGATCAGGCAGCGCACCGGCATCGTCCAGCGCCGCCGCGCCAGGAAGGGCCTGAACGCCGTCGACCTCGCCGTTGAGGCGGGTCAGGAGGCAATCGAGAAGTCGGGCCTCGAGCTCGCAGACATCGACGGCGTCATCATCTCGACGATCTCGAACGTCGCGGTGACGCCCTCGATGGCCGCGCTCGCGGCGCACCGGCTCGGCCTTACCCCGGCCGCCGCCTTCGATATCTCGGCCGCCTGCGCCGGTTACGTCTACGGCGTCGGCCAGGCCGACGCGCTCGTCCGCTCGGGCGTCTGCAAGAACGTGCTCGTCATCGGCGCGGAGAAGCTCTCTGACGTCGTGGACCCGACCGACCGCTCGATCTCGTTCCTGCTCGGTGACGGCGCGGGCGCCGTCGTCGTCGGCCCGAGCGACCACACCGGCATCGGCCCCACCGTGTGGGGTTCCGACGGCGAGAAGTGGGACACGATCAGCATGACATCGACCTTCGAGGAGTACCGCGAGGCTCCCGGCGTCGTCGCCTGGCCCACACTGCGCCAGGACGGCCAGACCGTCTTCCGCTGGGCCGTCTGGGAGATGGCAAAGGTCGCGCGCCAGACCCTCGAGGCCTCGGGTATCGAGCCCTCGGATCTTGCGGCGTTCATCCCTCACCAGGCGAACATGCGCATCATCGACGAGCTCGCGAAGCAGCTGAAGCTGCCCGAGACGGTCGCGATCGCTCGCGACATCGAGATGCAGGGCAACACCTCCGCCGCTTCGATCCCGCTCGCGATGCACGCGCTACTCGCCGAACGCCCCGAGCTCTCAGGTGGGCTGGCGCTCACGATCGGTTTCGGCGCCGGGCTCGTCTACGGTGCGCAAATCATCGAACTTCCGTAG
- a CDS encoding ACP S-malonyltransferase: MIVIACPGQGSQTPGFLSDWIEDADSRAFLEAASEASGVDLLRHGTESDADTIRATEIAQPLIVAASILSWRALAARADLSQVGVAGHSVGEFAAAAAAQVMSETDAMRLVGVRGRAMAEAAAAEQTGMSAVVGGVEADVLAAIEAAGLTPANRNGGGQIVAAGSLAGLASLGENAPRGARVIQLQVAGAFHTSYMASAVPVLAETAATTEVSNPTHKLWSNADGGLVTEGTSFRDSLVSQIANPVRWDACMDSFQAAGITGLIELTPAGALTGIAKRGLKGIPAVAVKTPADLEAAVQLLTDAA, from the coding sequence GTGATTGTTATCGCCTGCCCGGGTCAGGGCTCTCAAACCCCCGGTTTCCTCTCCGACTGGATCGAGGACGCGGATTCCCGCGCCTTCCTCGAAGCCGCTTCAGAGGCCTCCGGAGTCGACCTGCTTCGCCACGGTACCGAGAGCGACGCAGACACGATCCGCGCGACCGAGATCGCGCAGCCGCTCATCGTCGCCGCCTCGATCCTGTCTTGGCGTGCGCTCGCAGCGCGCGCTGACCTCTCGCAGGTGGGCGTCGCTGGCCACTCCGTCGGCGAGTTCGCCGCCGCCGCGGCCGCTCAGGTCATGAGCGAGACCGACGCGATGCGCCTCGTCGGCGTTCGTGGGCGCGCGATGGCGGAGGCCGCGGCTGCCGAGCAGACCGGCATGTCGGCCGTCGTTGGCGGCGTTGAGGCCGACGTGCTCGCCGCAATCGAGGCCGCGGGGCTCACTCCGGCGAACCGGAACGGCGGCGGTCAGATCGTGGCCGCGGGCTCCCTTGCCGGGCTCGCAAGCCTGGGCGAGAATGCTCCGCGCGGCGCACGCGTGATCCAGCTCCAGGTCGCCGGCGCATTCCACACGAGCTACATGGCTTCGGCCGTTCCCGTGCTCGCCGAGACGGCAGCTACGACCGAGGTATCAAACCCGACGCACAAGCTGTGGAGCAACGCCGACGGCGGCCTCGTAACCGAGGGCACCTCGTTCCGGGATTCACTCGTCTCGCAGATCGCGAACCCGGTGCGCTGGGACGCGTGCATGGACTCGTTCCAGGCGGCGGGCATCACCGGCCTCATTGAACTTACCCCGGCCGGCGCGCTCACCGGCATCGCGAAGCGCGGCCTGAAGGGCATCCCCGCCGTCGCAGTCAAGACCCCGGCTGACCTTGAGGCTGCGGTGCAGCTTCTCACTGACGCAGCCTGA
- a CDS encoding acyl carrier protein: MAFSNEEVLAGLAELVNDETGIAADVVALDKSFTDDLDIDSISMMTIVVNAEEKFDVKIPDEEVKNLKTVGDAVDFIVKAQA; the protein is encoded by the coding sequence ATGGCATTCAGCAACGAAGAGGTCCTCGCAGGTCTCGCCGAGCTCGTCAACGATGAGACCGGTATTGCGGCCGACGTTGTCGCCCTCGACAAGTCGTTCACCGACGACCTCGACATCGATTCGATCTCGATGATGACCATCGTCGTGAACGCAGAAGAGAAGTTCGACGTGAAGATCCCGGACGAAGAGGTCAAGAACCTCAAGACCGTTGGCGACGCAGTCGACTTCATCGTCAAGGCTCAGGCCTAA
- a CDS encoding BCCT family transporter — MAPSPAAEVRHEPPTTTGALVLEPGDLALPDTVHLHEAVQINDDDSDERITAKLRTHGVRIGKGMISPRVFWPALLIVLALVAYAVIWPAGAESTFSSVQGWIVENLGWYYMLIVAAFIAIAATLGFSRLGRIRLGRDDDEPEFGLLSWFSMLFAAGMGIGLVFYGVGEPLTYATVDPKPGWEGNEAKLAGLAMAQTFVHWGIHPWAIYAIIGLSIAYAIHRRGRPVSIRWALEPLFGERVKGWTGDVIDVLAILGTVFGVATSLGLGVQQISAGMLKMGIVDRVDNTTLVVLIIVVTLIAMMSVISGIGAGMKWLSNINLSLAGVLLISLLLLGPTLFLFQNLTESIGFYLANFMQMTFDVGAFQRGEGTSWFANWTIFYWGWWISWSPFVGIFIARISRGRTVREFVAGVMLVPTFVGILWFSVLGGSGLFRQFFGAGDLVTDGKVDVDSVLFTILGDLPLGTIFSALGIVLVAIFFITSSDSGSLVVDMLASGGHPNPPTWSRVLWSVIEGLVAIALLLAGGLKSLQAAALATALPFSVILLLMAFATVKALRIDDRVLERAERNERIDRLTEHMTAQLAENIGDHPAIETFVDDRIDYRIGRTRGAFPPRKSQPK, encoded by the coding sequence GTGGCACCAAGCCCCGCCGCGGAGGTGCGCCACGAGCCACCCACGACGACCGGTGCGCTCGTCCTCGAGCCGGGCGACCTCGCGCTTCCCGACACTGTGCACCTGCACGAGGCCGTCCAGATCAACGACGACGACAGCGACGAGCGCATCACCGCAAAGCTCCGCACCCACGGGGTACGGATCGGCAAGGGCATGATCTCGCCCCGTGTGTTCTGGCCTGCGCTGCTCATCGTGCTCGCCCTCGTCGCCTACGCGGTCATCTGGCCAGCGGGCGCAGAGTCAACCTTCTCGAGCGTGCAGGGTTGGATCGTCGAGAACCTCGGCTGGTACTACATGCTCATCGTTGCGGCGTTCATCGCGATCGCGGCGACGCTCGGGTTCTCCCGGCTCGGCAGGATCCGGCTCGGGCGCGATGACGACGAGCCCGAGTTCGGGCTCCTCTCCTGGTTCTCAATGCTGTTCGCGGCAGGCATGGGAATCGGCCTCGTGTTCTACGGCGTCGGAGAGCCGCTCACCTACGCAACGGTCGACCCGAAGCCGGGCTGGGAGGGCAATGAGGCGAAACTCGCGGGCCTCGCCATGGCGCAGACCTTCGTGCACTGGGGTATTCATCCCTGGGCGATCTATGCAATCATTGGGCTATCGATCGCGTACGCGATCCACCGCCGCGGCCGCCCCGTCTCGATCCGCTGGGCGCTCGAACCGCTCTTCGGGGAGCGAGTGAAGGGGTGGACGGGCGACGTCATCGACGTGCTTGCCATCCTCGGCACCGTCTTCGGTGTCGCTACCTCGCTTGGCCTCGGCGTGCAGCAGATCTCGGCCGGCATGCTCAAAATGGGCATCGTGGACCGAGTTGACAACACCACGCTGGTCGTGCTCATCATCGTGGTAACGCTCATCGCGATGATGTCGGTCATCAGTGGCATTGGCGCCGGCATGAAGTGGCTCTCGAACATCAATTTGTCGCTCGCGGGCGTGCTGCTCATCTCGCTGCTGCTCCTCGGCCCCACGCTGTTCCTCTTCCAGAACCTCACCGAGTCGATCGGGTTCTACCTCGCGAACTTCATGCAGATGACCTTCGATGTCGGCGCCTTCCAGCGGGGCGAGGGCACGAGCTGGTTCGCGAACTGGACGATCTTTTACTGGGGTTGGTGGATCTCGTGGTCACCGTTCGTCGGGATCTTCATCGCGCGGATCTCGCGGGGTCGCACCGTGCGCGAGTTCGTCGCGGGCGTGATGCTCGTTCCGACGTTCGTCGGCATCCTCTGGTTCTCAGTACTCGGGGGTAGCGGGTTGTTCCGCCAGTTCTTCGGGGCCGGCGACCTCGTCACCGACGGCAAGGTCGATGTAGACAGCGTGCTCTTCACGATCCTCGGCGACCTGCCGCTCGGCACGATCTTCTCCGCGCTCGGAATCGTGCTCGTCGCCATCTTCTTCATCACGTCCTCGGACTCCGGATCACTCGTTGTCGACATGCTCGCCTCCGGCGGCCACCCGAACCCGCCGACGTGGTCGCGCGTGCTCTGGTCCGTGATCGAGGGGCTCGTCGCGATCGCGCTGCTGCTCGCCGGCGGGCTGAAGTCACTCCAGGCAGCGGCCCTCGCGACGGCGCTGCCCTTCAGCGTGATCCTGCTTCTCATGGCGTTTGCGACCGTGAAGGCGCTCCGCATCGATGATCGAGTGCTTGAGCGCGCCGAACGCAACGAACGCATCGACAGGCTCACCGAGCACATGACGGCGCAGCTCGCCGAAAACATCGGTGACCACCCCGCGATCGAAACATTCGTTGATGACCGGATTGACTACCGGATCGGGCGCACCCGAGGCGCGTTTCCTCCAAGGAAGAGCCAACCGAAGTAG
- a CDS encoding PucR family transcriptional regulator, with translation MTPNKAQELAWLRTISGELATLTVTRLEDTLPWYGSMPPSRRSAVGLVAQTGISSFIQWYENPGSTPWIASDVFSSAPRELLRSISLQETLQLIRVVVTVVEERVAPRSDSLREAILHYSRDVAFAAADVYARQAEARGLWDARLEALVVDSILTGESDDELPSRIAALGWHGDGEAAVLVGSAERSVDVDQMRRTARHAGADVLIGLQGTRLVLVLGRMAPPQPAEPGVAPEEPQRTFLEIAGRLADGFADGPLVLGPTVDNLIEASRSARAALAGVAVARAWRHAPRPVPADDLLPERALAGDGLARRTLIEQIYEPLLAHSAELMETLWCYLDNGRSLEATARELFVHPNTVRYRLKKVSEVIGWNATGARESLILQSALIAGSIAQQGGRRPTKRGS, from the coding sequence ATGACTCCAAACAAGGCTCAGGAACTCGCCTGGCTTCGCACGATCTCGGGCGAGCTGGCAACGCTGACGGTCACGCGGCTCGAGGACACGCTCCCCTGGTACGGGAGCATGCCCCCGAGCCGCCGATCGGCGGTTGGTTTGGTCGCGCAGACCGGTATCAGCTCGTTCATTCAGTGGTACGAGAACCCGGGCTCGACTCCGTGGATCGCCTCGGACGTCTTTAGCTCAGCCCCGCGCGAACTGCTGCGCTCGATCAGTCTGCAGGAGACCCTGCAGCTCATTCGGGTCGTGGTGACCGTCGTCGAGGAGCGGGTCGCGCCACGCAGCGACTCGCTCCGCGAGGCGATCCTGCACTACTCACGTGACGTCGCATTCGCGGCAGCGGACGTGTATGCGCGGCAGGCCGAGGCCCGCGGGCTCTGGGACGCGCGCCTCGAAGCGCTCGTCGTCGATTCGATCCTCACGGGCGAATCTGACGACGAGCTCCCGAGCAGGATCGCGGCACTCGGCTGGCACGGCGATGGCGAGGCGGCGGTGCTCGTCGGCAGCGCTGAGCGCTCCGTCGATGTCGATCAGATGCGCAGGACAGCGCGTCACGCCGGTGCCGACGTGCTCATCGGGCTGCAGGGCACCCGGCTCGTGCTCGTGCTGGGCCGCATGGCTCCGCCGCAACCGGCCGAGCCCGGCGTGGCTCCCGAGGAGCCGCAGCGCACGTTCCTCGAGATCGCCGGACGCCTCGCCGACGGGTTTGCCGACGGGCCGCTCGTGCTCGGGCCGACCGTCGACAACCTCATCGAAGCTTCTCGAAGCGCGCGGGCTGCGCTCGCCGGCGTCGCGGTTGCGCGCGCCTGGCGGCACGCACCCCGCCCCGTCCCCGCGGACGACCTGCTCCCCGAGCGCGCGCTCGCGGGCGACGGCCTGGCTCGCCGGACCCTCATTGAGCAGATCTACGAACCGCTCCTCGCGCACTCGGCAGAGCTCATGGAGACGCTGTGGTGCTACCTCGACAACGGCCGCTCGCTTGAGGCGACGGCGCGTGAGCTGTTCGTGCACCCGAACACCGTGCGCTACCGGCTCAAGAAGGTCTCAGAGGTCATCGGCTGGAACGCGACGGGGGCCCGGGAGTCACTCATCCTGCAGTCGGCGCTCATCGCCGGATCCATCGCGCAGCAGGGCGGGCGTCGCCCGACAAAGCGCGGCTCGTAA
- a CDS encoding peroxiredoxin has product MVLAVGEVAPDFTLSDQHGEELTLSELVAEGPVALVFFPLAFSGICTGELCELRDNLQIFEDSKVRLVGISVDSVFALKAWAEVEGYEFSILSDFWPHGAVAKEYGVFIEERGIATRATLVIGEERKVLASFETAPGEARDFGAYREAIAAIA; this is encoded by the coding sequence ATGGTTCTAGCGGTAGGCGAAGTCGCCCCCGATTTCACGCTCTCCGACCAGCACGGGGAAGAGCTGACGCTCAGCGAGCTCGTCGCCGAGGGCCCTGTCGCCCTCGTCTTCTTCCCGCTCGCGTTCTCCGGCATCTGCACCGGCGAGCTCTGCGAGCTGCGCGACAACCTCCAGATCTTCGAGGACAGCAAGGTACGCCTCGTTGGCATCTCGGTCGACTCGGTGTTCGCGCTCAAGGCGTGGGCTGAGGTCGAGGGCTACGAGTTCTCGATCCTGTCTGACTTCTGGCCGCACGGCGCAGTTGCGAAGGAGTACGGCGTCTTCATCGAAGAGCGCGGCATCGCGACCCGCGCGACGCTCGTTATCGGCGAGGAGCGCAAGGTGCTTGCGTCGTTCGAGACCGCCCCTGGCGAGGCTCGCGACTTTGGTGCGTACCGCGAGGCAATCGCTGCGATCGCGTAG